A window of Acinetobacter sp. TR3 contains these coding sequences:
- a CDS encoding metal-dependent hydrolase, with the protein MNAHVSYQVEPVVRTKLDFHLDQAPRFWFGGDPFRTRMFDALSLTFPDGERYFIECVRLFRDKINDPDLQERVADFIRQEAQHGIAHDKMNQIMKEQGMPVDQFTARLKKIFRFELKNRSAQYNIAMTAAAEHLTALMADTFYSKKETLAEADPFVRALFAWHAIEEMEHRDVAFDVMKQVGDVPEATRRFALLFTTVMMFGFTLYRTDVMLKTDGFNLRQRFDMARKGLPWFFGRNGILTAKRSQYSDWFKKDFHPNQHPVIRQYDVWVDTLAKTNDPIAAGEAFWQAGL; encoded by the coding sequence ATGAATGCACATGTTTCCTATCAAGTTGAGCCAGTTGTTAGAACAAAACTAGATTTTCATTTAGATCAAGCACCACGTTTTTGGTTTGGCGGTGATCCATTTCGTACTCGTATGTTTGATGCATTAAGCCTAACCTTCCCTGATGGCGAACGCTATTTTATTGAATGTGTACGTTTATTCCGCGACAAAATTAATGATCCTGATTTGCAAGAGCGTGTGGCTGATTTTATTCGTCAGGAAGCACAGCATGGTATTGCACATGACAAAATGAATCAGATCATGAAAGAACAAGGCATGCCTGTAGATCAATTCACTGCACGTTTGAAAAAGATTTTTAGATTTGAATTAAAAAACCGTTCAGCTCAATATAACATTGCCATGACCGCGGCTGCAGAGCATTTAACTGCGTTAATGGCAGATACTTTTTATAGTAAAAAAGAAACTTTAGCGGAGGCAGATCCATTTGTTCGTGCGCTATTCGCTTGGCATGCGATTGAAGAAATGGAACATCGTGATGTTGCTTTTGATGTGATGAAGCAAGTCGGTGATGTACCTGAAGCAACTCGACGTTTTGCACTGCTCTTCACCACCGTTATGATGTTTGGTTTTACTTTGTATCGTACGGATGTAATGCTAAAAACTGATGGTTTTAATTTAAGACAACGCTTTGATATGGCACGTAAAGGTTTACCGTGGTTCTTCGGTCGTAACGGTATTTTGACTGCAAAAAGATCTCAATATAGTGACTGGTTTAAAAAGGATTTCCATCCAAATCAACATCCTGTTATTCGTCAGTACGATGTTTGGGTTGATACTTTAGCGAAGACCAATGATCCAATTGCTGCGGGTGAAGCATTCTGGCAAGCAGGGCTTTAA
- a CDS encoding acyl-CoA desaturase, whose amino-acid sequence MTSAPLKKAPINWIAIFALVFLPVVALISIPIYTYYHDFSMGAWISMFVLLGVSSLGITAGYHRLWAHRAYEATLPLKIILMIMGTFAVQNSILFWASGHRTHHRHVDDIDQDPYSINNGFWYAHMGWMLRNYPAAEPNYKNAPDLLNDKLVMFQDKYYVPLVIAVHAGILLPVGWLVGDIWGVLLLGGLVRLFLSHHVTFFINSLCHMWGKRPYTDENTARDNFILAILTWGEGYHNYHHIFQYDYRNGVKWWQYDPTKWLIWTSSKLGLAKNLRRIPSFNIQKAELAMKFKYAEQDLAIYGHDVNTDIAQMKQRIAQEYEAFTNTLNDWAKLKEQELQAKKAAMAEKIHQMDHKLKVDFQLLEHRLAHHRECLETLVRNIKKAPVSE is encoded by the coding sequence ATGACTTCCGCCCCACTCAAGAAAGCACCCATTAATTGGATTGCAATTTTCGCATTGGTATTTTTACCAGTTGTTGCACTCATTTCGATTCCAATTTATACCTATTATCATGACTTTAGTATGGGCGCATGGATTAGCATGTTTGTCTTACTAGGTGTAAGCAGTTTAGGTATCACTGCTGGCTATCATCGCTTATGGGCACACCGTGCTTATGAAGCAACCCTACCTTTAAAAATCATTCTTATGATTATGGGTACTTTTGCAGTTCAAAATAGTATCTTATTTTGGGCTTCAGGCCACCGTACTCATCACCGTCATGTTGATGATATCGATCAAGATCCTTATTCGATTAATAATGGATTCTGGTATGCACATATGGGTTGGATGTTACGTAACTACCCTGCTGCCGAACCAAATTATAAAAACGCACCTGATTTGTTAAATGACAAATTAGTCATGTTCCAAGATAAATATTATGTTCCTTTAGTTATTGCTGTCCATGCAGGTATTTTGTTGCCTGTCGGTTGGTTGGTTGGTGATATCTGGGGTGTATTACTTTTAGGTGGTTTAGTTCGTTTGTTCCTTAGCCATCATGTCACCTTCTTCATTAACTCTTTATGTCATATGTGGGGTAAACGCCCTTATACTGACGAAAATACCGCACGTGATAATTTTATCTTAGCAATTCTCACTTGGGGTGAGGGCTATCATAACTATCACCATATTTTCCAATACGATTATCGTAACGGCGTAAAATGGTGGCAATATGACCCTACAAAATGGTTAATTTGGACAAGTTCTAAGTTAGGTTTAGCCAAAAATCTACGTCGTATTCCAAGCTTTAATATCCAAAAAGCAGAGCTTGCGATGAAGTTTAAATATGCTGAACAAGACCTCGCGATTTATGGTCACGATGTAAATACTGATATCGCTCAGATGAAACAACGTATTGCTCAAGAATATGAAGCATTTACCAATACATTAAATGATTGGGCTAAATTGAAAGAGCAAGAACTACAAGCGAAAAAAGCGGCAATGGCTGAAAAAATCCATCAAATGGATCATAAGCTTAAAGTTGATTTCCAACTGCTTGAACATCGCCTTGCACACCATCGTGAATGTCTAGAAACTTTAGTGCGTAATATCAAAAAGGCACCAGTTTCAGAATAA
- a CDS encoding GGDEF domain-containing protein gives MKYPLLKYINKIFLAMLDWDLVKKSQAILWYASFTAVIIYFMQIKYMYHPLANTGLLLKFQWLYPGIFVLNTFLILFGFFIKNKPEAHIYYVLFLSVYYPCSLLGLPIGIGLLNLLNGVIFMGIILTALLLYPRFVVYFGLIVYVAVYYLLSVLTVTGYLDYALAYKPYTLLHKDVQNTQIIYSMFYTTLYAAFTITLFDISVERWRRYNSKIEKLSCTDELTGLLNRRGVNEIIDLQMQQAHITQRETSLIMVDIDNFKNINDQYGHHQGDLVLKHVANILRKNLRASDVIGRYGGEEFVILLPFTSIENAVSVAEICRKALEQTAVEVKENEMLYIKACFGVSSTAFSGFDYTGLFEQADKAMYQAKRNGKNQVRTAFTL, from the coding sequence ATGAAATACCCTCTACTCAAATATATCAATAAAATTTTTCTTGCAATGCTGGACTGGGATTTGGTTAAAAAATCTCAGGCCATATTGTGGTATGCCAGTTTTACCGCCGTGATCATCTATTTTATGCAAATAAAGTATATGTATCATCCTTTGGCAAATACAGGGTTGTTACTTAAATTTCAGTGGTTATATCCTGGTATATTTGTTCTAAATACTTTCTTAATTTTATTTGGCTTTTTTATTAAAAATAAACCAGAAGCACATATTTATTATGTGTTGTTTTTGTCTGTTTATTATCCATGTTCATTGTTGGGTTTACCTATAGGTATTGGACTGTTAAATCTCCTTAATGGGGTGATCTTCATGGGGATTATACTGACTGCATTATTATTATATCCCCGATTTGTGGTGTATTTTGGCCTGATTGTCTATGTTGCCGTATATTACCTTTTATCTGTGCTGACGGTGACTGGGTATCTGGATTATGCGCTGGCCTATAAACCTTATACCTTGTTGCATAAGGATGTTCAAAATACCCAGATTATTTACTCCATGTTTTATACCACCTTGTATGCTGCATTCACCATCACCTTGTTTGATATTAGTGTGGAGCGTTGGCGGCGCTATAATTCAAAAATAGAAAAACTCAGTTGTACTGATGAGTTAACAGGGCTGTTGAATCGCCGTGGGGTCAATGAGATTATTGATTTACAGATGCAGCAGGCACATATTACCCAGCGTGAAACCTCGTTGATTATGGTGGATATTGATAATTTTAAAAATATTAATGATCAATATGGACATCATCAAGGAGATTTGGTTTTAAAACATGTCGCAAATATACTGCGAAAAAATTTACGAGCCAGTGATGTAATTGGACGTTATGGTGGTGAGGAGTTTGTCATTTTATTACCATTTACTTCTATTGAAAATGCAGTGTCGGTGGCAGAGATATGTCGTAAAGCATTAGAGCAGACCGCAGTTGAAGTGAAAGAAAATGAAATGCTTTATATCAAGGCGTGTTTTGGGGTGAGCAGTACAGCTTTTAGTGGTTTTGATTATACAGGCTTGTTTGAGCAAGCAGATAAGGCGATGTACCAAGCCAAACGGAATGGTAAAAATCAGGTCAGAACGGCATTTACGTTATAA
- a CDS encoding META domain-containing protein gives MSEQISVKNTIYSLNNFFHKTLILSCALLLTACQSQPTQITKNSLHPKRVSELPPMQVRKSNDGIQEVNWQITMIQNKRVLFFNQYPSFMLNSVTKTISGHTGCNNIYGSYQYDLSQRKMSFDVRAQHLSCDKALAQEADLMDAMQRIEHFQIEGTNLYLLDAKGQRLIQAQSKK, from the coding sequence ATGTCAGAACAAATAAGCGTGAAAAATACAATTTATTCTTTGAATAATTTTTTTCACAAAACTTTAATATTATCTTGTGCTTTGCTACTTACTGCATGCCAAAGTCAACCGACACAGATCACTAAAAATAGCTTACATCCCAAACGTGTAAGTGAATTGCCTCCTATGCAAGTTCGTAAAAGCAACGATGGCATTCAAGAGGTGAATTGGCAAATAACCATGATTCAAAATAAACGTGTTTTATTCTTCAATCAATACCCAAGTTTTATGCTGAATTCAGTGACTAAAACCATTTCAGGTCATACGGGCTGCAATAATATTTATGGAAGTTATCAATATGATCTTAGCCAAAGGAAAATGAGTTTTGATGTGAGAGCGCAGCACTTAAGTTGTGATAAAGCACTCGCACAAGAAGCAGATCTGATGGATGCGATGCAGCGGATTGAACATTTCCAAATTGAAGGGACGAATTTGTATTTATTAGATGCAAAAGGACAGCGTTTAATTCAGGCGCAATCTAAAAAATAA
- a CDS encoding phosphoribosylanthranilate isomerase: MRQTQLRTRAKICGITRTQDVEAVVQAGADAIGLVFFPPSPRHVSIEQAQILASSVPAYVQLVGLFVNASAEEIQTVLDSVPLDVLQLHGDETPEQCRQIALHCKRRWYKAIQVKPDLDILTEIQRYQALGASAVLLDAWHPDLKGGTGHCFDWNKFPKLDIPLILAGGLTPENVSDAIDTTAAFAVDVSGGVESAKGIKDQQLIEKFMQGVQRGSAKP, encoded by the coding sequence ATGCGTCAAACACAATTGCGAACTCGTGCCAAAATTTGTGGAATTACTCGAACTCAAGATGTTGAGGCTGTTGTACAAGCAGGAGCAGATGCGATTGGATTGGTATTCTTTCCCCCAAGCCCACGTCATGTCAGTATTGAACAAGCGCAAATTTTGGCAAGCTCAGTACCCGCTTATGTTCAGTTGGTCGGTTTATTTGTAAATGCAAGCGCAGAAGAAATCCAAACAGTGCTTGATTCAGTTCCGTTGGATGTATTACAACTACATGGTGATGAAACACCTGAACAATGCCGACAAATTGCGTTGCATTGCAAACGCCGTTGGTACAAAGCCATTCAGGTTAAACCCGATTTAGACATTTTGACCGAAATTCAACGCTATCAAGCTTTGGGAGCCAGTGCGGTTCTACTTGATGCGTGGCATCCTGATTTAAAAGGTGGAACAGGTCACTGTTTCGATTGGAATAAATTTCCAAAACTTGATATTCCACTAATCTTGGCAGGGGGCTTAACCCCTGAAAATGTGAGTGACGCTATTGATACTACAGCAGCTTTTGCTGTGGATGTCAGCGGAGGCGTAGAGTCCGCTAAAGGTATAAAAGACCAACAACTCATTGAAAAATTTATGCAAGGAGTCCAACGTGGATCAGCAAAACCTTAG
- a CDS encoding cob(I)yrinic acid a,c-diamide adenosyltransferase has translation MGHRLSKIYTRTGDSGTTGLGDGSRVAKDDLRVNALGDVDELNATIGVLRAQISASQIENKADWDKSLSLIQHWLFDLGGEVCIPNYHLLQPICIEFLEKEIDHMNESLPMLKEFILPSGSLACSYAHQARAVCRRAERTLMSVHNRDQNIQATALQLLNRLSDWLFVASRALQRAEGGSEVLWQKNINDSIDKA, from the coding sequence ATGGGACATCGTTTAAGTAAAATCTATACACGTACAGGCGATTCAGGTACAACAGGTCTTGGGGATGGCTCACGTGTCGCTAAAGATGACTTACGAGTTAATGCGCTAGGTGATGTAGATGAACTCAATGCCACGATTGGCGTGCTTCGTGCACAAATCAGCGCATCTCAAATTGAAAATAAAGCTGATTGGGATAAAAGTTTAAGCTTGATCCAACACTGGTTATTTGATTTAGGCGGTGAAGTTTGTATTCCCAACTATCATTTACTCCAACCAATTTGTATCGAATTTCTCGAAAAAGAAATCGATCACATGAATGAATCTTTACCAATGCTCAAAGAGTTTATTTTACCATCAGGTAGCCTAGCATGTAGTTATGCACATCAAGCTCGTGCCGTATGCCGTCGTGCAGAACGCACTTTGATGTCAGTACACAATCGTGATCAAAATATTCAGGCAACCGCATTACAATTACTGAATCGCTTATCGGACTGGTTGTTCGTTGCTTCACGTGCTTTGCAGCGTGCAGAAGGCGGTAGTGAAGTGCTTTGGCAAAAAAACATTAATGATAGTATTGATAAAGCATAA
- a CDS encoding TonB-dependent receptor plug domain-containing protein, with translation MSTIFQPTRLVGAIAIAMGFSSTTFAQDQSTNKTATLDTIVVTASRTEQKVSEVPARINIIEPKILEQSPIASLPQLLQTDASINMVQSGGYGQMASIFLRGGNSNQTLVLRDGVRLNSNTSGTASLPFIDTTDIKQIEVLKGPASVLYGTDAISGVVQLISKTPEKSAAFVTGEIGENKTYKSVVGADLAENGFYAQIRGQRLETDGTPVKDIKNAADASFDQKGYSAKIGVEKEQYAASVDYSENQGYSDYDSSGKLVSQDFKNEIINIKGRLNILENLALHARFSQFKDEIDQNNSTDFVHSKTQESEIYGQWGFTPNQKLLVGATHRNIDGDVISYGTPYQEDIDSTGYYIQHKYDQAGLNTQVGIRVEDNEKFGTHTVAQGSARYQVLPLTSVYANIGSAFKAPTLNDMYAFGGNPDLKPEESLSYEIGLDQKLAYNISTGLSLYTTEVDNLIAFDGVLNQMSNVEKAKMEGSELYVKWQGENLFTNLSYNYVRAKDKKNDEDLSRRPRQKISLTAGWADEQYTFSTTMLANGDYDNSAFDNVQIPGHFRVDMHGQYKVNKNVDVFANIQNVGDSKYRTAYGSGSYYINGGRQASAGVTFRY, from the coding sequence ATGTCTACTATTTTTCAACCGACACGCTTAGTTGGTGCTATCGCTATTGCGATGGGGTTTTCTTCAACTACTTTTGCTCAAGATCAATCAACGAATAAAACAGCAACACTTGATACGATTGTTGTGACGGCATCTCGTACTGAACAAAAAGTCAGTGAAGTTCCTGCTCGAATCAATATTATTGAACCAAAGATTCTAGAACAATCTCCAATTGCCTCTTTACCACAATTACTCCAAACCGATGCTTCGATCAACATGGTACAAAGCGGCGGATATGGACAAATGGCATCTATCTTTTTACGTGGTGGTAATTCAAACCAAACGCTTGTTTTAAGAGATGGCGTCCGTCTAAATTCAAATACTTCTGGTACAGCATCATTACCATTTATTGATACAACTGATATTAAGCAGATCGAAGTATTAAAAGGTCCTGCATCAGTTTTATATGGTACTGATGCAATCTCAGGTGTAGTTCAATTGATTTCTAAAACACCAGAGAAAAGCGCTGCTTTTGTAACAGGTGAAATTGGTGAAAATAAAACTTATAAATCTGTAGTCGGTGCAGATCTGGCTGAAAATGGTTTCTATGCACAGATTCGCGGTCAACGCCTTGAAACTGATGGAACACCTGTCAAAGATATAAAAAATGCAGCCGATGCCTCATTTGATCAAAAAGGCTATAGCGCAAAAATTGGTGTAGAAAAAGAACAGTACGCAGCTTCTGTTGATTATAGTGAGAACCAAGGTTATAGCGATTACGATAGCTCTGGCAAACTCGTTTCTCAAGATTTTAAAAATGAAATCATTAACATTAAAGGACGTTTAAATATTCTTGAGAATTTAGCTCTACATGCCCGTTTTTCTCAATTCAAAGATGAAATAGATCAAAATAATTCAACAGATTTTGTCCATAGTAAAACGCAAGAATCTGAAATCTATGGTCAATGGGGCTTTACACCAAATCAAAAGCTTCTAGTTGGTGCAACACATCGAAATATTGATGGTGATGTGATCTCCTATGGAACACCATATCAAGAAGATATTGATTCAACAGGTTATTATATCCAACACAAATATGATCAAGCAGGATTAAACACTCAGGTTGGTATCCGTGTAGAAGACAATGAAAAATTCGGCACACATACTGTTGCTCAAGGATCTGCTCGTTATCAAGTGCTACCTTTAACCAGTGTTTATGCAAATATCGGTTCAGCATTTAAAGCACCAACTTTAAATGATATGTATGCTTTTGGTGGAAATCCTGACCTTAAACCAGAAGAAAGCTTGTCTTATGAAATCGGTCTAGACCAAAAACTGGCTTACAATATTTCAACAGGTTTATCTCTTTATACAACAGAAGTAGATAACCTGATTGCTTTTGATGGCGTTCTGAATCAAATGAGTAACGTTGAAAAAGCTAAAATGGAGGGTAGTGAGCTATATGTGAAATGGCAAGGTGAAAACCTATTTACAAATTTAAGTTATAACTATGTTCGCGCTAAAGACAAGAAAAATGATGAAGATTTAAGTCGTCGCCCTCGTCAGAAAATTTCCTTGACTGCTGGTTGGGCAGATGAACAATATACTTTCTCGACCACAATGTTAGCGAATGGTGATTATGACAACAGTGCCTTTGACAATGTTCAAATCCCTGGACACTTCCGTGTAGATATGCATGGACAATATAAAGTGAATAAAAATGTAGATGTTTTTGCGAACATTCAAAATGTCGGCGATTCAAAATATCGTACAGCCTATGGTAGCGGTAGTTACTACATCAACGGTGGTCGCCAAGCTTCAGCGGGTGTCACATTCCGTTACTAA
- the trpB gene encoding tryptophan synthase subunit beta: MDQQNLSQQNQAIDYTQFPDAQGHFGIHGGRFVSETLMAALEDLESLYGRMKNDAQFLAEFDRDLAFYVGRPSPLYHAERWSQHLGGAQIYLKREDLNHTGSHKVNNTIGQALLAKLSGKKRIIAETGAGQHGVATATIAARLGMECVVYMGAEDVKRQAMNVYRMRLLGAKVVPVQSGSKTLKDALNEAMRDWVTNVDTTYYVIGTVAGPHPYPQLVRDFQSIIGREARQQIQAQAGRLPDALVACVGGGSNAMGLFYPFLNDQDVKMYGVEAAGFGIETGKHSAPLNAGHVGVLHGNRTYLMSDEQGQIIETHSISAGLDYPGVGPEHSFLKDMHRVEYVPIKDDEALQGFRDLTQIEGIIPALESSHAMAYVTKLAPTMSKDQIIIATVSGRGDKDLMTVAKIDGIPMVDL, translated from the coding sequence GTGGATCAGCAAAACCTTAGTCAACAAAATCAGGCGATTGACTACACCCAGTTTCCAGATGCTCAGGGACATTTTGGTATTCATGGTGGGCGTTTTGTGTCAGAAACGCTTATGGCTGCACTTGAAGACTTAGAAAGTCTTTATGGTCGTATGAAAAATGATGCTCAGTTTTTAGCAGAGTTTGACCGTGATCTTGCGTTTTATGTTGGTCGTCCAAGTCCACTTTATCATGCTGAACGATGGTCTCAGCACCTCGGCGGTGCGCAAATTTACTTAAAACGTGAAGACCTAAACCATACTGGCTCTCATAAAGTAAATAATACGATTGGTCAGGCTTTATTGGCAAAACTGTCGGGTAAAAAACGTATCATTGCTGAAACAGGTGCTGGTCAACATGGTGTTGCGACCGCAACCATCGCTGCTCGCTTGGGTATGGAGTGCGTGGTGTACATGGGAGCTGAAGATGTAAAACGTCAGGCGATGAATGTCTATCGCATGCGTTTGCTTGGCGCAAAAGTTGTACCAGTGCAAAGCGGATCCAAAACTTTAAAAGATGCATTGAATGAAGCGATGCGTGATTGGGTCACCAATGTTGATACGACTTATTATGTTATTGGTACGGTTGCTGGGCCACACCCATATCCACAGCTTGTACGTGATTTCCAATCAATCATTGGTCGTGAAGCACGTCAACAGATCCAAGCACAAGCAGGGCGTTTACCTGATGCCTTGGTGGCTTGTGTGGGCGGAGGTTCAAATGCAATGGGCTTGTTCTATCCATTCCTTAATGATCAGGATGTGAAAATGTACGGTGTTGAAGCGGCAGGTTTCGGCATTGAAACAGGCAAACACTCAGCGCCATTGAATGCAGGCCATGTGGGTGTATTACATGGTAACCGTACTTACCTCATGTCGGATGAGCAAGGTCAGATTATTGAAACACATAGTATTTCAGCAGGTTTGGATTATCCAGGTGTTGGTCCAGAGCATAGTTTCTTAAAAGATATGCATCGTGTTGAATATGTTCCAATTAAAGATGATGAAGCCTTACAAGGCTTCCGTGATTTAACACAGATTGAAGGCATCATTCCTGCGCTTGAAAGTTCACATGCGATGGCTTATGTCACTAAACTTGCCCCAACGATGTCAAAAGACCAAATCATTATTGCAACAGTTTCAGGTCGTGGCGATAAAGACTTAATGACCGTTGCGAAAATTGATGGTATTCCGATGGTCGACTTATAA
- a CDS encoding glycerophosphodiester phosphodiesterase, whose protein sequence is MRIIGHRGARGEAPENTLGGFRYLHDLGIRAVEFDVRQLKDDQLVVIHDDDFVRTTGKSHHVESCNLSEAQQFDHRHQWQAWAFEEYTPSLPHVMASLTDFEHIEVEIKAVADEAAAERLILKLHQDLVDFEQAATITSFDVKILAALQQYQSHFKRGLLVEIPIGEYAIELAQQYECDQIGWKDQLATDQIIQFTQQAELAVSVWTVNEVERAKYLQHLGIQGLITDVPSIMLQHLTL, encoded by the coding sequence ATGCGAATTATTGGTCATCGTGGTGCACGAGGCGAAGCACCTGAAAATACGTTAGGTGGTTTTCGCTATTTGCATGATTTAGGTATACGTGCAGTTGAATTTGATGTACGCCAACTTAAAGATGACCAATTGGTTGTAATTCATGATGATGATTTTGTTCGTACCACGGGTAAATCACATCATGTTGAAAGCTGTAATTTATCTGAAGCTCAGCAATTTGATCATCGCCACCAATGGCAGGCGTGGGCATTTGAAGAATACACACCTAGCCTGCCCCACGTGATGGCTAGTTTAACTGACTTTGAACATATTGAAGTTGAAATTAAAGCAGTTGCAGATGAAGCAGCGGCTGAGCGTTTAATTCTAAAATTACATCAAGATCTAGTCGACTTTGAACAGGCTGCTACGATTACCAGTTTTGATGTGAAAATTTTAGCTGCATTACAGCAATACCAAAGCCATTTTAAACGTGGTCTGTTGGTTGAAATCCCGATTGGGGAATACGCAATCGAGCTTGCTCAACAATATGAGTGCGACCAAATTGGTTGGAAAGATCAACTCGCAACCGATCAAATCATTCAGTTTACACAGCAAGCTGAACTTGCTGTGAGTGTTTGGACAGTTAATGAGGTTGAACGTGCCAAATATCTACAACATTTGGGCATTCAAGGCTTGATCACCGATGTTCCGAGCATCATGTTGCAACATCTAACTTTATAA
- a CDS encoding DUF2804 domain-containing protein has translation MKLIQKNGQPRYGRFDQIPSQINLDDYIYKTPYGQVLKGWRKQLKYKKFKFCGLQHGHYSIGVAIVDLSWAGHGFFYVYDHLSKKVIEWNAIQPLALKTQLDEQPLFSQSYFKKSAYQFDMQHANGVRYIQVTKHGEVQLKARIFCAGTDALSLCSPTGINGWTYTQKQTTLAVEGFFISPDQQQIEFNAYSLAALDDTCGFLRPETAWFWLSCQFRDVNDRRIGLNLASGVNESFGNENTLWVDGRLYPLTDILFEQQNENCWSIRSLDERLNLLVETGWCRFENINLRLIGSQFNQWQAKVCGTIEHENVELVMLNQEYGLLEQHYAKW, from the coding sequence GTGAAATTGATACAGAAAAATGGTCAGCCTCGTTATGGGCGTTTTGATCAGATACCTTCACAGATCAATTTGGATGACTATATTTATAAAACGCCTTATGGCCAAGTACTAAAAGGCTGGCGTAAGCAGCTTAAATATAAAAAATTTAAATTTTGTGGTTTGCAGCATGGGCACTACAGTATTGGTGTGGCGATTGTCGATCTATCATGGGCAGGGCATGGCTTTTTCTATGTTTATGATCATCTTTCTAAAAAAGTAATCGAATGGAATGCGATTCAGCCATTAGCTTTGAAAACCCAACTCGATGAACAACCTTTATTTAGTCAAAGCTATTTTAAAAAATCGGCTTATCAATTTGATATGCAACACGCCAATGGTGTGCGTTATATCCAAGTGACCAAACATGGCGAAGTACAACTGAAAGCGCGTATTTTTTGTGCAGGTACGGATGCACTCAGTTTATGTAGCCCAACAGGGATTAATGGTTGGACATATACGCAAAAACAAACCACTTTGGCAGTAGAAGGCTTTTTCATTAGCCCAGATCAACAGCAGATCGAGTTCAATGCGTATAGTCTTGCTGCACTCGATGATACTTGTGGTTTTTTACGACCTGAAACCGCTTGGTTTTGGTTGTCTTGTCAGTTCCGTGATGTAAATGATCGCCGTATTGGCTTGAATCTAGCATCAGGTGTCAATGAAAGTTTTGGTAATGAAAATACGTTGTGGGTCGATGGTCGTTTATATCCACTCACTGATATTTTATTTGAGCAGCAAAATGAAAATTGTTGGTCAATTCGCTCTTTAGATGAGCGATTGAATTTGCTCGTTGAAACGGGTTGGTGTCGTTTTGAGAATATTAACCTACGCTTGATTGGCAGCCAGTTTAATCAATGGCAAGCGAAAGTCTGCGGTACGATTGAACATGAAAATGTTGAACTGGTGATGTTAAATCAAGAATATGGGTTATTAGAACAGCATTATGCGAAGTGGTGA